CTCGCTGCGCCCGGGGGCGAATTCGAGGCCGTACGCCGGCGTGCCGCTATAGGTGATCTGCAGCACCGCCTGTTCGTCGCGTTTGAGCGGTGCGTCAAAAAAGATGGTGACGGTTGCCTGCTGCTGTTGGAAGCGCAGCGGCCGCCCGCTCATGCCGACCGAGTTGATCTTGAGCTCGCCGCTGTCGAGCTGTATCTGCGCCAGGCCAGCCGTCTCCGAGCGCAACAGCACAACCTGCCTGCCAACGACCTGGCCGGCGGCGATGTCGGGCACCAGCGCGACGTCATAGTCCAACACATCGAAACCGCGCGCGGCATGGGCCGCGTTGGACGCCGACAAAAGCAACAACAGCAGCCATCCTGCGCGCATGGTCATGGAATCCCTTGGGTAAAAAAAAACGCCGGCATGCAGCCGGCGTCTTTTTCTATCACATGCGGTTGGCGAAAATCAGCCGTTCCACTTGCCCAGTGCAGCCTGGCCGTTTTCCTTCGCGCGGTCGTACACGGTCTGCTGTGCCTTGGCGACGTTGGCCTTGGTGTCCTTGGCCCACAGCTTCAGCGCGGCCTGCTGCATGGCGCGGCCGTAGGAGAAGCTCAGCGGCCACGGCAGGTTGCCCATCTGGTTCATGGCGTTGAGGTGCGCGGTGGACTGCTCGTCACCCTGGCCGCCGGACAGGAACACCACGCCCGGCAGGATCGCCGGCACGGTGCTCTTGAGGCACATGACGGTCGATTCAGCCACTTCCTCGACGTCGGCCTGCTCTTCGCAGCCCTTGCCGGAGATGACCATCGAGGCCTTCAGGATGGTGCCTTCCAGCAGCACGTTCTGCTGGTACAGCGCGTCGAACAGCGAACGCAGGGTGGCTTCGGTGACTTCGTAGCAGGTTTCGATGTCGTGGTCGCCGTCCATGATCACTTCCGGCTCCACCATCGGCACCAGGCCGCATTCCTGGCACAGCGCGGCATAACGGGCCAGCGCATGGGCGTTGGACTCGATGCAGGTACCCGACGGAATGCTTTCGCCGATGTTGATCACCGCACGCCACTTGGCGAAACGCGCACCCAGCTTGTAGTACTCCTGCAGGCGCTCACGCAGGCCGTCGAGGCCTTCGGTGACCAGCTCGCCCGGGCAGCCGGCCAGCGGGTGGGCGCCCTTGTCGACCTTGATGCCCGGGATCATGCCGTTGTCGGCCATGTACTTGGCGAACGGCACGCCGTCCTTGGTGGACTGGCGGATGGTTTCGTCGTACAGGATCGCGCCGGAAATGTGCTCGTTGAGCTTCGGCGTGGTCAGCAGCAGCTCGCGGTAGGCACGACGGTTCTCTTCGGTGTTCTCGATGCCCACGCTGGCGAAGCGCTTGGCGATGGTACCGGTGGATTCGTCGATGGCGATGACGCCCTTGCCCGGGGCGACCATGGCCTGGGCGGTTTCGGCCAGCTGTTCGATGCTCATGTATTTCCTGTGGCGGGTGCGGGAAAAACACGATTATAGCGGTCCCCTCCCGTGAACTGGCCGTTCATGGGGGATGGAAGCGCTTTCAATGTGAACGGGTGGACCGCTGGGTCGGCGTG
This is a stretch of genomic DNA from Stenotrophomonas rhizophila. It encodes these proteins:
- a CDS encoding class I fructose-bisphosphate aldolase translates to MSIEQLAETAQAMVAPGKGVIAIDESTGTIAKRFASVGIENTEENRRAYRELLLTTPKLNEHISGAILYDETIRQSTKDGVPFAKYMADNGMIPGIKVDKGAHPLAGCPGELVTEGLDGLRERLQEYYKLGARFAKWRAVINIGESIPSGTCIESNAHALARYAALCQECGLVPMVEPEVIMDGDHDIETCYEVTEATLRSLFDALYQQNVLLEGTILKASMVISGKGCEEQADVEEVAESTVMCLKSTVPAILPGVVFLSGGQGDEQSTAHLNAMNQMGNLPWPLSFSYGRAMQQAALKLWAKDTKANVAKAQQTVYDRAKENGQAALGKWNG